Proteins encoded by one window of Pseudonocardia alni:
- a CDS encoding YlbL family protein — protein MTAVLVLLALTAVGTVVPAPVVALGPGPTFDTLGEVEGTPVVSAEGLPTYPTTGHLNMTTVGVTDGISTLRALGMWASGTYRLAPRWSLYPPGESTEQVTQANQQEFDGSIANAEAAALTHLRLPTRVTVGALTDGSPSAGVLEPGDEIRAVGATPVTSVQGLLDAMGTARPGQPVTLTVRRGDAAPRQVAVTPAAHPDDPARAFLGITPATSPAEGQKLTITLGDVGGPSAGLMFSLALVDKLTPGPLTGGRFVAGTGTIDAEGRVGPISGIRFKMLKAREVGAQTFLVPAANCTEAAEDAPDGLRLVRVGTLDEAVGALTTLDTGGTPAGCS, from the coding sequence GTGACCGCGGTCCTCGTACTGCTGGCCCTCACGGCGGTCGGGACCGTGGTCCCCGCGCCGGTCGTCGCCCTCGGGCCGGGGCCGACCTTCGACACCCTCGGTGAGGTCGAGGGCACGCCTGTCGTGTCCGCGGAGGGCCTGCCGACCTACCCGACGACCGGGCACCTGAACATGACCACCGTCGGCGTCACCGACGGGATCTCGACGCTGCGGGCGCTGGGCATGTGGGCCTCGGGCACCTACCGGCTCGCGCCGCGCTGGTCGCTGTACCCGCCCGGCGAGTCCACCGAACAGGTCACCCAGGCCAACCAGCAGGAGTTCGACGGCTCGATCGCGAACGCCGAGGCCGCGGCGCTGACCCACCTGCGCCTGCCGACCCGGGTCACGGTCGGCGCGCTGACCGACGGCTCGCCGTCGGCGGGGGTGCTGGAACCCGGCGACGAGATCCGCGCCGTCGGCGCCACCCCGGTGACCTCGGTCCAGGGCCTGCTCGACGCCATGGGGACCGCCCGCCCCGGGCAGCCGGTCACTCTCACCGTCCGCCGCGGGGACGCCGCGCCGCGCCAGGTCGCCGTCACCCCGGCCGCCCACCCGGACGACCCGGCGCGGGCCTTCCTGGGCATCACCCCGGCCACCTCCCCAGCCGAGGGACAGAAGCTGACCATCACCCTGGGCGACGTCGGCGGCCCCTCGGCCGGGCTGATGTTCAGCCTGGCGCTGGTCGACAAGCTGACCCCGGGTCCGCTGACCGGCGGCCGGTTCGTCGCCGGCACCGGCACCATCGACGCCGAGGGCCGGGTCGGGCCGATCAGCGGCATCCGGTTCAAGATGCTGAAGGCCCGCGAGGTCGGTGCGCAGACGTTCCTGGTGCCCGCCGCGAACTGCACCGAGGCCGCCGAGGACGCGCCCGACGGGCTCCGGCTCGTGCGGGTCGGGACCCTCGACGAGGCGGTCGGGGCGCTGACCACCCTCGACACCGGCGGTACGCCGGCCGGCTGCTCGTAG
- a CDS encoding UPF0182 family protein, protein MRPPVGAPSLTRRTRILLVAAGVLVVLLLGGSRLLNFYVDYLWFGEVGFRSVQLTRLFTQIVLFGVVALVVGGLVALTLWLAYRYRPVFVPVSGPEDPVARYRTTIIQRLRLFAVGVPVVIGLIAGLAAPTQWQTVQMFLHGTPFGRADPEFGNDIGFYAFTLPFLRMSLNWLFVAVAICFVLALVTHYIFGGIRLSGRSGFVSTAARAQLAVLAGVFVLLKAVAYWFDRYDLLWSNRNAQTFYGATYTDLNAVLPAKLILLVIAVICALAFFVAAFRQNLQIPAVAVVMLVVSSILVGTAFPLVLQQFVVAPNANVNEAPSIERNIAATRDAFGIGPDKVDIAPYAGTSEATPAQVRADTDTIPNIRLLDPGKLNRTFTQLQQRRNFYGFSPNLDIDRYTVDGETRDYVVAAREMNANGLVNNQQDWINRHLVYTHGNGIVAAPANQVNEALEDAGGSGGLPNFQVSDTQQQGFVPVQQPRIYYGELLDNQYSIVGAEPGTAPREYDSDEAQYTYTGAGGVPIGGLFNRSVFALAYGERNILFNNSINADSRIMYVRNPRDRVQAVAPWLTLDNDPYPAVVDGRVQWIVDGYTTLQNFPYAERVQLGDATSDSRLGPNGQQLPNDTISYLRNSVKATVDAYDGTVKLFAFDESDPVLQTWEKAFPGTVEPRSAITPDLQAHLRYPEDQFKVQRELLTRYHVDDPNEFFSTVSFWDVPSDPTVQGGNGGSQDAQPPYYIYAGLPGQEGASFQLTSALVSLRRQFLASYVSASSDPDTYGKLTVLQLPNETQTLGPQQVQARFLGSPEVSSELNLLRQNQTTIDYGNLLTLPVAGGLLYVEPVYIERAGGQDNSTYPQLARVLVFYGDRLGYDASLSRALDEVFGAGAGAAAGGAAPTTGQPAQPTTPTTPATPNGQGAQTPAAPNAAQATAAQQIRAALNELKAAQQSGDFARQGEALAELDRAVAAFQGAGG, encoded by the coding sequence ATGCGGCCCCCTGTGGGAGCGCCGTCGCTGACCCGCCGAACCCGGATCCTGCTGGTCGCCGCGGGCGTCCTCGTAGTGCTTCTGCTCGGTGGCTCGCGGCTGCTGAACTTCTATGTCGACTACCTGTGGTTCGGCGAGGTCGGTTTCCGGAGCGTCCAGCTCACCCGGCTGTTCACCCAGATCGTGCTCTTCGGGGTCGTGGCCCTGGTGGTGGGCGGCCTGGTCGCGCTGACGCTGTGGCTGGCCTACCGCTACCGCCCGGTCTTCGTGCCGGTGTCCGGACCCGAGGACCCGGTCGCGCGCTACCGGACCACGATCATCCAGCGCCTGCGCCTGTTCGCCGTCGGTGTTCCGGTCGTGATCGGCCTGATCGCCGGGCTCGCGGCGCCGACGCAGTGGCAGACCGTGCAGATGTTCCTGCACGGCACCCCGTTCGGCCGCGCCGATCCCGAGTTCGGCAACGACATCGGGTTCTACGCCTTCACCCTGCCGTTCCTGCGGATGAGCCTGAACTGGCTGTTCGTCGCCGTCGCGATCTGCTTCGTGCTCGCGCTGGTGACCCACTACATCTTCGGGGGCATCCGGCTGTCCGGCCGCTCCGGCTTCGTCTCCACCGCCGCGCGTGCCCAGCTCGCCGTGCTCGCCGGAGTGTTCGTGCTGCTCAAGGCCGTTGCGTACTGGTTCGACCGCTACGACCTGCTGTGGTCCAACCGCAATGCGCAGACGTTCTACGGCGCCACCTACACCGACCTCAACGCGGTCCTGCCGGCCAAGCTGATCCTGCTGGTCATCGCGGTGATCTGCGCGCTCGCGTTCTTCGTCGCCGCGTTCCGCCAGAACCTGCAGATCCCGGCGGTCGCCGTGGTCATGCTGGTCGTCTCCTCGATCCTGGTCGGCACGGCGTTCCCGCTGGTGCTGCAGCAGTTCGTCGTCGCGCCCAACGCGAACGTCAACGAGGCCCCGTCGATCGAACGCAACATCGCGGCGACCCGGGACGCCTTCGGCATCGGGCCGGACAAGGTCGACATCGCGCCCTACGCGGGCACGTCGGAGGCGACACCGGCCCAGGTCCGGGCCGACACCGACACCATCCCCAACATCCGGCTGCTCGACCCGGGCAAGCTCAATCGCACGTTCACCCAGCTCCAGCAGCGACGGAACTTCTACGGGTTCTCGCCCAACCTCGACATCGACCGCTACACCGTCGACGGCGAGACCCGTGACTACGTCGTCGCGGCGCGCGAGATGAACGCCAACGGCCTGGTGAACAACCAGCAGGACTGGATCAACCGGCACCTGGTCTACACCCACGGCAACGGGATCGTGGCCGCTCCGGCGAACCAGGTGAACGAGGCCCTGGAGGATGCGGGCGGCTCCGGCGGCCTGCCGAACTTCCAGGTCTCCGACACCCAGCAGCAGGGCTTCGTGCCCGTCCAGCAGCCCCGCATCTACTACGGCGAGCTGCTCGACAACCAGTACTCGATCGTCGGTGCCGAGCCGGGTACCGCGCCGCGGGAGTACGACTCCGACGAGGCGCAGTACACCTACACCGGCGCCGGCGGCGTCCCGATCGGCGGGCTGTTCAACCGCTCGGTGTTCGCGCTGGCCTACGGCGAGCGGAACATCCTGTTCAACAACTCCATCAACGCCGACTCGAGGATCATGTACGTCCGGAACCCGCGGGACCGCGTGCAGGCGGTGGCCCCGTGGCTGACGCTGGACAACGACCCGTACCCGGCCGTCGTCGACGGGCGGGTGCAGTGGATCGTCGACGGCTACACCACGCTGCAGAACTTCCCCTACGCCGAGCGCGTGCAGCTGGGCGACGCCACGTCGGACTCCCGGCTCGGGCCCAATGGCCAGCAGCTGCCGAACGACACGATCAGCTACCTGCGCAACTCGGTGAAGGCCACGGTCGACGCCTACGACGGCACCGTGAAGCTCTTCGCCTTCGACGAGTCCGACCCGGTGCTGCAGACCTGGGAGAAGGCGTTCCCGGGCACGGTCGAGCCGCGCTCGGCGATCACCCCGGACCTGCAGGCCCACCTGCGCTACCCGGAGGACCAGTTCAAGGTCCAGCGTGAGCTGCTGACCCGCTACCACGTCGACGACCCGAACGAGTTCTTCTCCACCGTGTCGTTCTGGGACGTCCCGTCCGACCCGACCGTGCAGGGCGGCAACGGCGGCAGCCAGGACGCGCAGCCGCCGTACTACATCTACGCGGGTCTTCCGGGGCAGGAGGGCGCGTCGTTCCAGCTCACCAGCGCGCTGGTGAGCCTGCGGCGGCAGTTCCTCGCCTCGTACGTCTCGGCCAGCTCGGACCCGGACACCTACGGGAAGCTGACCGTGCTGCAGCTGCCGAACGAGACCCAGACGCTCGGCCCGCAGCAGGTCCAGGCCCGGTTCCTCGGCTCGCCCGAGGTCTCCTCCGAGCTGAACCTGCTGCGGCAGAACCAGACCACGATCGACTACGGCAACCTGCTGACGCTGCCGGTGGCCGGTGGTCTGCTCTACGTCGAGCCGGTGTACATCGAGCGGGCGGGCGGTCAGGACAACTCGACCTATCCGCAGCTGGCCCGCGTCCTGGTGTTCTACGGCGACCGGCTCGGCTACGACGCGAGCCTGTCCCGGGCCCTCGACGAGGTGTTCGGCGCCGGAGCCGGTGCCGCCGCGGGCGGTGCCGCTCCGACGACCGGGCAGCCCGCCCAGCCGACGACGCCCACGACGCCGGCCACGCCGAACGGACAGGGCGCCCAGACCCCGGCGGCGCCCAACGCGGCGCAGGCGACCGCGGCGCAGCAGATCCGCGCGGCGCTGAACGAGCTCAAGGCGGCCCAGCAGTCCGGTGACTTCGCCAGGCAGGGCGAGGCGCTGGCCGAACTGGACCGTGCGGTCGCGGCGTTCCAGGGCGCCGGCGGCTGA
- a CDS encoding dihydrofolate reductase family protein, with product MRELVYYVAVSLDGRIAAPDDTFDAFPQTGDHIDMILREWTDTVPAVGLEVLGLTADNSRFDTVLMGWNTYAAGLAVTADPYPHLEQYVLSRSRPADAVPAGITLTGHDPVELVRELKQRTGAGIWLCGGGRLAAALAGEIDRLVLKVNPVVLGAGKPLFDDGGGYRPQSWDLVRSTPYRSGVIVAEYARVP from the coding sequence ATGCGCGAGCTCGTCTACTACGTCGCGGTCTCGCTCGACGGCCGCATCGCGGCCCCCGACGACACCTTCGACGCCTTCCCGCAGACCGGCGACCACATCGACATGATCCTGCGGGAGTGGACCGACACGGTCCCGGCCGTCGGGCTGGAGGTGCTCGGGCTGACCGCGGACAACAGCCGGTTCGACACCGTGCTGATGGGCTGGAACACCTACGCCGCGGGCCTGGCGGTCACCGCCGACCCGTACCCGCACCTGGAGCAGTACGTCCTGTCGCGCAGCCGTCCCGCCGACGCGGTGCCCGCCGGGATCACCCTGACCGGGCACGACCCGGTGGAGCTCGTCCGGGAGCTGAAGCAACGCACCGGCGCCGGCATCTGGCTCTGCGGGGGCGGGCGGCTCGCGGCCGCGCTGGCGGGCGAGATCGACCGGCTGGTGCTCAAGGTGAACCCGGTCGTGCTCGGGGCGGGCAAGCCCCTGTTCGACGACGGCGGCGGGTACCGGCCGCAGTCGTGGGACCTGGTGCGGTCGACGCCGTACCGCTCCGGAGTGATCGTCGCCGAGTACGCGCGGGTCCCCTGA